The genomic stretch ATGGAATCTCGATCATTCACTACTTGTTCCTCAAAGGTTTTTTGTGGGCAATTTGCAAGGAGAATAAAAGGACAATAATTTGATTGATGCATCTAATGGGAATTGATTGGAGACTTAAAATTTTGATTGACACAGCAAATGTAACAGGACATCATCAATTAGATTAAATGATTCAATGAGAAACACCCCAAAAGAAGACAACAATTAATGTCTTTTTTCACCATCGTTAATTAgttgaggaaggagaagaagctgATGCTTCATCCATCTCCATGGTTGAGTACTTGGAAGTAAGAAGATATGCGCGAGCTGCCGCCATAAACCGCTCCACCTCTTTCTTTTGCTGCAGCCATGGTAAGACAGAtcaacatgtataaatcatcagttGATGAGCGACATCTAGCAACTATATCAtcatgtttctttttttcttttttggtcagCAAAAAACGAAATGAAAAGGACCATTGGACTTGTTCATGCTGCCTTAATTGATAAGTTAGGTTAAGTGATGATGCTTATCGCAGTTTGGTGAGAATGCATGCAGGGAGAAGTCATCGAACAAAGTTTGTAGCTGTGTCTTCACATCACTCATATGTAAACGGATTTAAAAGATGGGAGAGTAGATGAACAGAGGCACACCTCATCAGTGGCTCCAGACCTTATTCtggactgcaaaatgcaccacttCTTAAAATTTACACCTGATGAATGCCATCGATTGAAAAACGATACACCAACAACTAGAGACAAACATGAAAGATTcaagaacaataaaacaaaagGAAAGCATACCAATTCGTATATCCATCGAACAGGAACTCTGGGTGGTTGTTTTCAATGTCCATCTGGTGTGGATCTGCAGAAAAGTGTAGCGTTAACCGAAGAAGATCTTTTGTGCCCTGATATGAGTTTCTCACATTTGCTAAGTCTTCCTTGGTTGTTTTCTATTGTTTGGATTGCAATGACTACTGTTCAAAGTCAAAAGTCACTTGGTTACAGACGAGCatcttgaaaacaagaaagaacgaTCTTATGTGCTTATTGTGAATTTATACAATCGATGGGTGGAGTGAATCAGGTACCATACCATATTGGGGGAACTGCCATTTTATGGTACAAACATAAAAGCGAGACCATTATGAAACATCTTGACTTCGTCAACTTGATGCAAACAATTCTCCTAGACAACCAACAAGGTTTAACATGGGAAGTCAAACTATGATGACAATTCTCATGAACCATGTAGCCCATTGGCTCAGTAGCTTCGATAGTTCTACACAGTTTGTTATCAACAGATTAATCAAGTTGTACACAGTTTATTATCAGTATATTATTAAGTACCTCAAAGCAGGAACCGAAAGGAACATCATGAGCTTGCTGCACTGTCTCATAAACCTAATAAATAGAAAATTGTAGGTAAACTTATATTAGGGAAAACTATGAAagtttaaatatttataaagtaTAAATGAAAGTGTTGGGACCATACCAAGGTTGCCTTGTCACTTGAAAGAACAGCATGTTGCCACTCTGTGACGGCTGTATCTGGAGGGCACAATGGACTGTGACATGGCGACCTGAATGTTAGTTCACGGACCAAACCATCATAATCATCTGCAATCTGCCACTTGCCCGACTGGGAACACAAGTATTAAAATTGTTGCATTCTCCTTAAGGAATATGACATATGCTGAATGCTAAAATACAATTTAGAACACACCTAACATAGATGAGATTTACATTATAATCATTCAAAAAATACAATTCCTGATAAATTAATCACCCCCAAGCTACCGTACCATCCTACCAAAATGCAGCCACATGAGATCAACTAAAAGGTGATATACAAAATTCACAAAGGGTCCATTTGGATCTCTGGAATACAAAGCTTACTTAAGCAGGATACAGTCCAGATGCTCTTGGGAAGCAACCTGTCTATTGTTGAGATCTAATCTGAAACAACCTGTCTATTGTTAAGATCTAATCTCTTGGATCATGAAAAAAACAATGAAATTTATTTGTTATCTAGAACTTCAAAAATGAGATTGTAGCACAAACTGGTTTTCTCATTCATTAACGGTGAACTGTTCCTAGGTGAAGTGATCACAGAGGAAGATGATACATCAGAAAGTTCATCTgatcatttataaaaatgaatCTTTTTTTTCTGTGAATGTCAATCAATTGGGACAGATGAATTTTTAAATTCTTCATGATAGCCAACAATATACACCTAAATACCCTCAAGTTACAGGTGCTATGTTAGGTTACCAAATATGAAACTCATGCAAGATCTATTATGGACTAAACTCATTGGTCCAAGAAGTTAAAGAGAGATGGAAAATCATCATCCTCATGCTCTCTGATCATTAACCCTTATAAGTGGTTGTGGGAGAAAGTACTTGCATGATTCAGCCGCTTCCCCTACACACCCTAGAACCAAACATATGGCATTTTAGTTGCTAATTGTCCGACTATAATTGAGTTGGACAAAATCAGTTAAATTATAATCCGATTGGATTGAAGGGATTTTACACTACTGCAACAGTATTAAATCCAACAAAAACAGAAAAACTTTTAGTATTGATTCTTCTATGACACAATATGTATTGAGTAATGCATTGTACACTACTTATGACATGCATTAGGAAGTGCATGTATTGAACCATTCAGTGACTGAACCAATTTGACACAGAAAACAGAAAAGAATGGAAAAAAAATATTGCCATTGACAAAAAAACAACCGTAAGCTCCATTCTGCAATGTATTTTCTGGATGACATGTTTGTTGCATGTCAGTCTCATCTTTGAAAACCAGAATGGGCCTGTCATAGACACCTGCTGATCAAGACGGGACGGTAACCTCACTAATTATATGAAACAGTGATAAAGCTGCAAACCACAATTTGAAAAACCATCCAGACTGGTATGAACTGGATGGTAAATATTGGTATGATGGGAAACCAGGAAGCCTGCCTGCCCAATACCTTTCCTCAGCTCCTCTCATCTTCCTCCTTTCTTCCCCCTCTCCCCTTCCTGGTGCTCACCGCGCTATGCCATTGTACCATTTGTCAATATACCAGACCCAAACCGGTCTGGTCAGCAAACAGTATGGGGtccaatatcatattttaaaaccATGCTATAAATGTAAATGCCAAGGCTTTAATAAACTAATATTTAAATAGGAAATATATCCCCATCACAGGCAGAGGTTGGACTAATTGAATCGGCTTCAATCAGCTTTGAATGATTTCTAGTTACCACACAACTGAGGGTAGAGATTGCACATAGATATAAACACTTACACTAATATTAGTATCATTTTTTGCTGCCAGAAACTCTTCAATAAACTTTGAATCATCACTTAACAACAAAGTAAAGAACTGCTTGGCTGTACATGGGAAAATATCCTGGAAAATTGGATGCATTGTCAATTCTAAATtatattcatcataaaaataaaaaaaaaataaagttaacTTATGCTTACATTGACAGAGCAAAATAGAGCCTTCTCGTTGATGAAAGCTTGTAATCTTTTAGTCTTGGCTATATTTCCTTTAATACTTTTTATTTGCTTTGTATCATTGTAGACAGAACTGCTGCATGCACGCAATGCTGATTGCATCCTCTCCTAGGTTCAAACAATGCAGTCAAGGTAAGCGTTAAATTTTTTTTGTGTCTCAATCATGAACAATAAAGCATGGTTTAAAATAAAAGTCAGAGTCCAAGATATATGAACATATCACTCGTGAACAACAAAACTTGTTTAGAAACTAGTACTGGTCGAATTAGTAATTACCAGTCTAGTTACTATTGGTATTATACTAGTTTATGTTTTTTCTGATGGTACATGGCAATACAGGTTAGTATACTGCTCAATATCTCATTATGTACTGGGATAATAGGGTTGTCAACACCGGTATTTAAAAGATGAAACCTTGCTAGACAGGCTTATAACTATATGTATAAGCACAAGGAAAACTCACCATATTTGCTGCAAGAATCATAGGGGATGTAAGCCATGTCAAAATGCCATTTTCCAAATAAGCATACCAATAATCACATATTTACCAAGTGAACAAAGGCCTTTTTATAATAGTGGTGATACATTCAAGTTAAATGAGAAACTGAAGAAAAAGCTTTAGATGTTTCATAAATCTTCATAATATGGTTTGCAAACCATAGCCATGAATCAGATCTCTAGTTTGTCTATTTTAACAGTGAAATGATGTAATTTACATGTCTACTTGGTTAATTACAAGCCCCTGGATAGAGGTCCAGACTGTTGGACCACGAGTATCAACTGACCACATCTGATCCAACAGTGAATATATACCATCCTTATCAACTTGATGTAAAGCAAGGGATGAAAATGGAAAGCTTGATCCTCTTAGTTGTTTCTTTGTCATTTTTGTCAATACCTACCTAGATGGACCATATTAGACAATCTTCAGTTCTTGATAATAATTGATTGTTTATTCATATTTTCTCCTCTCCTTTATATGTCTTTCACCAAACATCATAGTAAAATATTTGCTAAGTAAACCAGCTCAATTttgtgatatcaaacttctttttttttttgtcattctgTAATTGTTCTGACTTTTGATGGAAATCAGATGAAGATGAAAAAATCAAAACTTTTTCATGCACTTTTCTAAAAGAAAACAGCCTATATTGATTAAATAAATTGTCATAGACACATTATTTATAATTAGGAGAAATCAAGATCCTTATCATAGCAATTACATATCATCCAACTCCTGATTTTGACATTTTATGTTTGTACTTAATCTATAAAATATAATGTTTCATATCAGCCAGTCTCTTTTCCTATGCAAGCAATAAGAACATCCTCCTCTTGAAAGAGGTATTCAAGTCCTACTAAAATAAAGCACTTATATTTCTCATTATTTTTAAAGACAATTTTGAGAGATCTATAGAGCCCCATTTAGGATCAATTTAGTGTCCAAAAGCTCTGATATCATTGTAGTATAAGTTAGACTAGTTATTTTCTTATTAACAATGGTATTTGGGGAATTGTATAATACAGGATTCATGGCATGCAAAATTATTTTCTCTAGTCTTATGATCATAAGCCCTTGTTTATTCCTATGTTGTTTACAAATAGAGAAGGATGAGTAAACTAATATAGATACACATCCTATAATATCATGACTCATCACAATTTGAATTGTCAATATTGTTCCCTCTCTTTCCTCTCTATCTCTGTTCTATTTCCcccttctctcttttctctttctcaaTTTTCTCCTGAGTCTTCCCATGGAGATTAGAAGGTGCCTGACAGAAGGTTATAACTCCTATAATTGTATTTCTTTTATCACCATAGATGGGAGTTGATAGCTTGAAATGGATATTTTGCCAATGGTTAATATTTTGCAAATAAACAACTGTCTGTACTATCCTTCACTGTTACTGAATGCCTCAAAAAAGTTAGAAAATATATAAAGAAATGTGAAAACAGTTAACAATAAAATATGCAAGAAGACATGCAGCAAGGAGTATAAATTAAACAGAGGAGACATACAGACCTTCTCAGCATCCAATCGTGCTCGGTATAGTTTTATGGTATGCCATAGAGCTCTTATTGAATGGTTCCTATTCCAAAATGATGCAAATTTGTATCTGACTCGACCTGAAAATGGCCAAACAAATGCTTAGTTTAAGGCTAACTGTAAAACCATGGTATCTTCTTAATCAACCACAGGGTCGCATGAGAtggttttttatatttttctattcGAGTTGTTGAACATATATGAAGGAAGATGGTTTAAGGCAATGAATGACATAGGCCCTCATAAGAGAAGATCTTATTATGGTGCAAGGTAAGTAAATTAAGACAATGCATGACATGGCCTCTTAAGAGAAATATAGGGAATCTAAAATGAATTGAGTATTTATTGTGTTACGTCTACATATATAAAACATAAACCAAGTACCCATGGTCAATAGCTATGTAATAACCAATTGCTTTCATTCAAGTTTCCAGCTTAAACAATTTTTATATATTGTACaattattctaaaatattttactCCAATTATCATTTTGACAACAAAAACAAGTTGTTAATTCTTGGAATCAATATAATTTTCAGTTTTTACTGAATTAGGATATTCTCAGAAAGTACTAACATATTAAATTGAGACGTCTAGAAACAAATGTCTTACCATCTGGACCTTTTAAAGGAGGCACACCATGTCCGCCAGAACCCATCTGGAGAATTATTGTAATTGCAGGATTAATACAAGCATGTTGGCTCCTTTTGATCTGTACTTCTAACACCGGAAAGCAATTTGacacaaaattataaatatagaaaaCTTTATGCATTGAAGAACCAGAAAAGAGATCAAATATAGCAAAATATGATCAACGTATATCATTTATATCACAAAAGTATTTAAGCATTTTAAAGTTGATTATTCTATATAATTCTAGGATACTGTAAGAGTAACCAGCAAAGAGTGCACATAAAGCAGAGTATAATCAACATACCACATATATATCACCAAAGGGAATAACCACCTGGAAAAGTTGACGTCAAGTGATTTTTCAGAATCTATGAAAAATTAATATACAGAAAACATTAATAAAATATGAGCAGTTAGAGTACTAAAATGAGAACATTGATATATTTCTTGAAGGCTTAATCAATGTGGTTAGGTTATTCAAATGTAAGCCAAAATAATTTTAAGAACAGGGGATGAGATATCATAGCATCAAGATTGACTAAGCCCAAAAATATGAAATCAGTAATACCACTACCCacctcatatatatatgtacatatatacatacatacaaacaaacacacacacacactcacacacGCACGCATGcacgcacacacacacgcacacacacacacatacatacatatgtacatatatacatacatacaaacacacacacacatacacacacatacatacatacatatgtacatatatatataacataataatctgcctaatatatatacataatatatatgtatgtatgtatgtatatatatgtatgtgtatgtatgtatatatatacatgcatataaagtTATTTCTGCCTAACTAGATGATTATAACATACAAAGTTATTTCTTTCTTCAATAGTAACCTAATCAATGTGGTTAGGTTATTCAAAGGTAAGCCAAAATAATTTTAAGACCAGGGGATGAGATATCATAGCATCAAGATTGATTACACCCCTTATCAAAATATGAAATCGGTATACCAAACCACCCACCTCATATAGAGTACaagctaaaattaaaaaaattgatccacCATAAGTTTAGTGAAGTATGTAACTAATTGGATGCAAATTAATTTCATGCAAACAAAGAGAATTTTCATGGTGGTAAGCAAAAGCTTTGTTATAGGGTATTTTATTTATCTCaaatgaacaaaaataaaaaatatgtaaacTTAATAATCTGTCTAACTAGATAATTATAACATTGAAAGTTATTTCTTTCTTTAGCAGGAattgatattttatttctttagCAGAAATTGACAGTTTGACTTGGGAACTTATAGTAAACAAATATAAGAAATATCCTTTTTCTTACCAGTAGAGATCACATTCTATTTgcttaaaaaaaaacaaattaagtATTGCTTAAGAATATGACCAAGTTCAATGTTTTCATGAATGCAAGAAATAAGCATGCCCATGAGAAAAAATAGTGTAATTTGCTTAAGTGAAAAATCAGCAATACCTTTCTTCCTCCATATGACTAGAATTATTTTCTCCTGtgcaataattaaactaaatatgttgtatcaagtcacactctttagattaatttatttgtagaaaagcattattataatttAATGAAGTTTGTGACTAAACTTAAGAatcaaaattcattataaaccaaGGGCATGTGTTATAAAGAAGAAAAAGTAAATTCCTCCCTGCAATCACAACAATGATAGGACTGATCTTTCTCAAAGGAGATGATTGATTCATTAGTGAGTTCTTTATATTTATATCCTCAATCCAAAATCTTATATTGCATGTCGGTTAGCAATAATGAGTAGTCTTCTCAACCTGAAAAGTAAACTTATCATTTAGTAGTTTCTAGTTTCTGTGTACACTTGGGTGACATGTGACTATGTCATTCAATAATTCATCAGGAGCATTGCACTATCACCATTATTCATAGATTTTTATAATCAATAACAACAAAAGAGCATCAACTAAAAACTGTACTAACTGACTgcatcaagtttttgagtttaaaGAACAATGTAAAGAATATAGGTAGCCTATTGACAATCATAGACTACAATGTTTCCATCAACAAAATTATCCAAAAAAGGAAAATATCTAAGCCAAGGGATTACCAGACCTTCATTTGTTTAGAGAAAACATTAGAATGGAAGCAAATGTGCCAAGCGGAGACATACATGCGCCCATGGTACAAAAATGATCTTTCAAGAGCACATGAATAACTGTGGCAAATAACCTGGAAAGAAACTGTTGCTTCAATATAATAACTAAATTAGGTCTTAAAATtctgaaaattttaatgtcattcaaaaaaatatatttttattgaagTAGAGAAAGTTGCCTCATCTGAAGGTAGTTTAAATATGGTCTGCAGAGGCCCAGGTTTATGATGAATTTCTGATGACAACCTTCTGCGTGCATCTGCTATGATAAAACTACTAAATGACCTAAAGAACAAATAATGCATTATATTTAGAATGATTCAATCTAATAAAATTTATTGATAGAGAACTCTTACTCAGAAATTTCAGATTGTATTAGCATTACAATCAACTATGAAAAGAAAGTCCAAATTGCAAATTGAAAAGAATGCATATAACTTGTGCTTGTGAACACAGATAAACACAAGATGATGAAGCATTCAGGATTCCGAAGCAAACAAGCCAATTCAACTTATGTTGTGTTAATATGCATAAAACATTCAAgaacaaatcataaaatatagttGGACAATTCACTCAGGAAAAAGTTGTCCAAGATGAGTTCATCATACAGAAAAAAAACCATGTTAGAAGAGAACTAATATATAATAGTATAACTACTACTAACagtgaataaaaataaaaaaaggttcaCAACGAGAACAAATTACAAgccattaaagaaaaatattacctTGAGAAAACTGCAGGTAGTTTAAATGAACTAATATGCAGACAGACCTAGAAAAGAAAATGTATAACAATTACAAGAGCACAGTTAAGAGTTTCATGAGGATAATAGAAACTGAAAATGTACTCATTTTACCTCTGCCAATGTGCTATCCAAAGTGTACCAGCTTGCCCCAGTATAGCTTTCTTCTACTGAAACAACCAATGACCCAAGAACTGTGGATTTTCGTACTACATCCCAGTCATAAAATGTTATACAGATCTGAAATCAAAGTCGCAATAGAAAAAATTACCATGGAAAACACCAAATATCATAAAAGTTCATGAGTCTAGAGGACCTTTTTGTATTACGTTATACATGGACATTATGTTTGGTACATGAATTATACCTCCATATCAATGATTAAATGAAGCTACTCTCTTGGAGTGTATGAAGCCTTGGTAAATCTAGAAAATGTTAGATATTGAAGAAAATGAATTTATGTTGAGACAACAACCATTAAGACCTGAGAATAGCAGAATACTTCGTCAATGGCATTGCTTTCTATCATATGTTAATTCAAGAAAGTATGTCCTTCTTTAGCAATTTATGTCGGCACTTATTTTGATTATATTGAATATACAATATAAATGAAGTAAATCCAATTTAGACCGTCAAGTTGTCATGGCATGTCACATGCCACATGCTAGCATATCAAAATAGTGTTATTAGTTACTTTAGATGTCATTTATTACATGTCAAAAAAAGGTGTAAAGAGAACATTTTTTAGTTTTCAATATGTGCAACAATACTGAAAAAACTTCAACAAATTGTAGCAagaaataagatttttgaaatgAAGAACTGACCTGAATAGGGAgcttatctacaaagaaattgaATTCTTCTCCCCATAAAGGGTCTCTTGAGCTGGGTATCATTGAGCTGCATTAGCAATGCAAATGGTACTTAAATAGTGCAATATTTCATCTGCACACTAACCATGTACAAGAAAGAAAAGTAGATTTTATTTGAAGTACAACTTTTGTATCAACATAACaaaaaatatgaaagaaaaaagAGGTATTTGGATAAGTTAATTATCCTTGAGATTTGCATTGTAAAAAAGCGAAGATTTAAAAATCTCGATCCAATGCTGGTCCCTACAGTTGGTCAGACCAGTACAAAATACATATATATTGAGTGATAAACAATCTAGTATcaccaaaaagataataatatatatatatatatatatatatatatatatatatatatatatatcaatatcaaTTTATATGGTCCAATATAGTCCTTGGTTGAACTAGTAAATATCAATTGATACATACAAGTCCAACTGATGTCTAAAACCTTGgtggaagaaactatcacaagtaTCGAAGTCCAAGGtttcaaatatggatcaaaccgACCCATACTATTAATTTCAAGCAGCACAAATTGGTAGTTGAAAACAAATTATTAAAATTGATATCAGACTGATATTTATCTGTCTCTAAGtcaaacataaatgaaaaaactaCATCAGTCATTTACTTAAAATTGATTCAAGTAAGAAATTACAATCTACATAGACTATTCATAAGATAATATTGCATGGAAGGTAAGACCATCTTATCATATTTAGAGGAACCATTATTACAGCAAGGCAATTGTTATTTCAATGGCTTAAGAGCTTCTTATCTTCTTCATTAGTTAGAAAAGAACCCATCGTATGCAAGGTTAAAAAGAAAAGCAGCAAATTGACCTTTCAATGACTTTTTTTGTCTCCAAGGAATTTGAAAACTATGGTTGTTCCTCCTCCTCTCTGTTGTACTTTGTTTCCTTGGTAGAGATTTATAGGAATCCAACTTACAAAAGCATAGACTAAGGTTAAATTCATATAAATCTAGCCTAGTTTTGAGCAGACTTTTAAGCCTAGATCCATACAAGTTGACCTAAATAACATAGATTGGCCTGTATCATCCATGTACAAACTGTACATCCAACAGGCATCACAAGGCTTGTACCATTCAGCACAAGGCCTTTACCGCTCAGTATGCCCAGAACAGGGGACagtttcttttttttgtcttttaagtatttttttaggTTTTTCTGTAAATCGGTATGTATCAGTGTCTCGACACAGTACACTGATATGGACCATCACAGTATCGGTCCAAGTCCTAACCAATACAGTATAGGTATGCGAAACTACGAACcttgaataaaataatatgacaatattgaatcataaaataataataatctcaagTCTCAATTCATCATGTTTCAAGCATCTAGTTCCAAGATGAGTCACCAAGCTTACAGTTAAAGCTATTTAGGCAAAATAT from Musa acuminata AAA Group cultivar baxijiao chromosome BXJ1-3, Cavendish_Baxijiao_AAA, whole genome shotgun sequence encodes the following:
- the LOC135625652 gene encoding BAG-associated GRAM protein 1-like isoform X2 — protein: MLVDVLFPSWWEVEVAVSSAILLIAAYLIFWESSTSSSKGSELDWPRCRSEITAANREIVLESEDKEEKCPSNEDLLGTSPYLVKLELLAAKNLIGANLDGTSDSYAIISCGGQTRYSSMIPSSRDPLWGEEFNFFVDKLPIQICITFYDWDVVRKSTVLGSLVVSVEESYTGASWYTLDSTLAEVCLHISSFKLPAVFSRSFSSFIIADARRRLSSEIHHKPGPLQTIFKLPSDEVICHSYSCALERSFLYHGRMYVSAWHICFHSNVFSKQMKVVIPFGDIYVMGSGGHGVPPLKGPDGRVRYKFASFWNRNHSIRALWHTIKLYRARLDAEKERMQSALRACSSSVYNDTKQIKSIKGNIAKTKRLQAFINEKALFCSVNDIFPCTAKQFFTLLLSDDSKFIEEFLAAKNDTNISSGKWQIADDYDGLVRELTFRSPCHSPLCPPDTAVTEWQHAVLSSDKATLVYETVQQAHDVPFGSCFEIHTRWTLKTTTQSSCSMDIRIGVNFKKWCILQSRIRSGATDEQKKEVERFMAAARAYLLTSKYSTMEMDEASASSPSSTN
- the LOC135625652 gene encoding BAG-associated GRAM protein 1-like isoform X3, which produces MFVLKLELLAAKNLIGANLDGTSDSYAIISCGGQTRYSSMIPSSRDPLWGEEFNFFVDKLPIQICITFYDWDVVRKSTVLGSLVVSVEESYTGASWYTLDSTLAEVCLHISSFKLPAVFSRSFSSFIIADARRRLSSEIHHKPGPLQTIFKLPSDEVICHSYSCALERSFLYHGRMYVSAWHICFHSNVFSKQMKVVIPFGDIYVIKRSQHACINPAITIILQMGSGGHGVPPLKGPDGRVRYKFASFWNRNHSIRALWHTIKLYRARLDAEKERMQSALRACSSSVYNDTKQIKSIKGNIAKTKRLQAFINEKALFCSVNDIFPCTAKQFFTLLLSDDSKFIEEFLAAKNDTNISSGKWQIADDYDGLVRELTFRSPCHSPLCPPDTAVTEWQHAVLSSDKATLVYETVQQAHDVPFGSCFEIHTRWTLKTTTQSSCSMDIRIGVNFKKWCILQSRIRSGATDEQKKEVERFMAAARAYLLTSKYSTMEMDEASASSPSSTN
- the LOC135625652 gene encoding BAG-associated GRAM protein 1-like isoform X4; translated protein: MIPSSRDPLWGEEFNFFVDKLPIQICITFYDWDVVRKSTVLGSLVVSVEESYTGASWYTLDSTLAEVCLHISSFKLPAVFSRSFSSFIIADARRRLSSEIHHKPGPLQTIFKLPSDEVICHSYSCALERSFLYHGRMYVSAWHICFHSNVFSKQMKVVIPFGDIYVIKRSQHACINPAITIILQMGSGGHGVPPLKGPDGRVRYKFASFWNRNHSIRALWHTIKLYRARLDAEKERMQSALRACSSSVYNDTKQIKSIKGNIAKTKRLQAFINEKALFCSVNDIFPCTAKQFFTLLLSDDSKFIEEFLAAKNDTNISSGKWQIADDYDGLVRELTFRSPCHSPLCPPDTAVTEWQHAVLSSDKATLVYETVQQAHDVPFGSCFEIHTRWTLKTTTQSSCSMDIRIGVNFKKWCILQSRIRSGATDEQKKEVERFMAAARAYLLTSKYSTMEMDEASASSPSSTN
- the LOC135625652 gene encoding BAG-associated GRAM protein 1-like isoform X1 produces the protein MLVDVLFPSWWEVEVAVSSAILLIAAYLIFWESSTSSSKGSELDWPRCRSEITAANREIVLESEDKEEKCPSNEDLLGTSPYLVKLELLAAKNLIGANLDGTSDSYAIISCGGQTRYSSMIPSSRDPLWGEEFNFFVDKLPIQICITFYDWDVVRKSTVLGSLVVSVEESYTGASWYTLDSTLAEVCLHISSFKLPAVFSRSFSSFIIADARRRLSSEIHHKPGPLQTIFKLPSDEVICHSYSCALERSFLYHGRMYVSAWHICFHSNVFSKQMKVVIPFGDIYVIKRSQHACINPAITIILQMGSGGHGVPPLKGPDGRVRYKFASFWNRNHSIRALWHTIKLYRARLDAEKERMQSALRACSSSVYNDTKQIKSIKGNIAKTKRLQAFINEKALFCSVNDIFPCTAKQFFTLLLSDDSKFIEEFLAAKNDTNISSGKWQIADDYDGLVRELTFRSPCHSPLCPPDTAVTEWQHAVLSSDKATLVYETVQQAHDVPFGSCFEIHTRWTLKTTTQSSCSMDIRIGVNFKKWCILQSRIRSGATDEQKKEVERFMAAARAYLLTSKYSTMEMDEASASSPSSTN